A genomic window from Babylonia areolata isolate BAREFJ2019XMU chromosome 9, ASM4173473v1, whole genome shotgun sequence includes:
- the LOC143285944 gene encoding uncharacterized protein LOC143285944, whose protein sequence is MGNVIAINGRHQDTRMTVGLFNTQSVGSKSKRTQIVDFIKDENMDVLFLTETWLKTSGDESKCADLVPPGYKLRSFPRATRGGGLAVLYRDHLPVTVTSAFPFTLTSCELIQFTLTAPQHIHFFCLYRPPPSKQNKLLNSTFLTELPDLLDYCNLLRGKSVVVGDFNVRYDVPADPLTSKVLDIVSRFDFTQGVQEATYYRSGHILDWVLHREADQLIHSCRVNHMVSSDHAAVLCRLKVSRPKRKPVYRTVRDIKAIDRDSFKADVQDMLDDLGPDLSAQQLDDGLRGLLDRHAPATEKRVPSGHTSPWYTAVSDVLRDAKKERRRAERKWRKSGLTVDSQIFLTAKQLVTDIVQNAKEEYWSSKIKASTSVKNLFLTSNRLLGRSRDFILPTNIPPNDLSDAFR, encoded by the coding sequence ATGGGCAACGTCATCGCCATCAATGGTCGGCATCAAGACACCAGAATGACTGTGGGCCTATTTAATACACAGTCCGTCGGCTCAAAGTCTAAGCGGACACAGATTGTGGACTTCATCAAGGATGAGAATATGGATGTTTTATTTTTAACAGAGACGTGGCTGAAAACTAGTGGCGATGAAAGCAAATGTGCTGATTTAGTTCCGCCAGGCTACAAGCTGAGGTCCTTCCCTCGTGCAACACGGGGTGGGGGACTTGCTGTCCTCTACCGTGACCATCTCCCCGTCACCGTCACCTCCGCTTTCCCCTTCACTCTCACTTCCTGTGAGCTGATTCagttcacactgacagcaccccaacACATCCACTTCTTCTGTCTGTACAGACCACCGCCAAGCAAACAGAACAAACTTCTGAACTCTACATTTCTGACAGAGCTGCCAGACCTGCTCGACTACTGCAACCTCCTACGAGGGAAGTCAGTGGTGGTCGGCGATTTCAATGTGCGCTATGACGTGCCCGCCGATCCACTTACCTCCAAGGTGCTGGACATTGTGTCGAGGTTCGACTTCACACAGGGTGTGCAGGAGGCAACCTACTACAGAAGTGGCCACATCCTCGACTGGGTCCTGCACCGAGAGGCTGATCAGCTCATCCATTCTTGCCGGGTCAACCACATGGTCTCCTCTGACCATGCCGCTGTTCTCTGCAGGCTTAAAGTGTCCCGCCCCAAGAGGAAGCCTGTCTACCGCACAGTGCGGGACATCAAGGCCATTGACAGGGACTCCTTCAAGGCTGACGTCCAGGACATGCTGGATGACCTTGGACCCGACCTCTCCGCACAACAGCTGGATGATGGCCTTCGCGGACTGCTGGACAGACATGCTCCAGCTACAGAGAAGCGTGTGCCTTCAGGCCATACGTCCCCGTGGTACACAGCTGTCAGCGACGTCCTGCGTGACGCCAAGAAAGAGCGCCGTCGTGCTGAGAGGAAGTGGCGCAAGAGTggtctgacagtggacagtcagaTCTTTTTAACAGCGAAACAGTTAGTCACTGATATTGTTCAGAATGCCAAAGAAGAGTACTGGAGCTCAAAGATCAAAGCCAGTACATCTGTCAAAAACTTATTCTTAACCAGTAACCGTCTCCTTGGCAGGAGTAGAGACTTCATCCTGCCAACTAACATTCCTCCTAATGACCTCTCTGATGCTTTTCGCTGA